Part of the Catalinimonas alkaloidigena genome is shown below.
TAATTTTCTCCTCTACATGTCCCAGTACCTCTTGATCTTCATCATCAAGTAATGAAACAAGTGCTTTAAGCTCTTTATTATCCATAGGTATGTGTATGCCTTACTCTACTTATGTTTATTGTCGTGTAAATTAGTCTTTGCCTCCAAATATAGAAAACCTTACATAGCGCTTAGGGTTTTTCTTCAGGTCAACCAGCAGGCTATCCAGGTCCGCTACTGTTTGGTTTAAATTTACGTACAGAGAATCATCGTTCACAAGCTTACCCATAGTACCTTCTTTTTGCTGTATCTTTTGGGTGATAGACTGCAGGTTGCCCAATGTCTGATCTAATTTTTGTACAGTAGACTGTATCTCAATCTGGTTAAGTGAGTCAGCCAGATTATTGAGCTTCGCCATAAGCGGAGCTATACCCTGCTCTTCGCTAGTCAGCGTTTCTGAGAGTATGCTAAGATTTGAGACGATAGTTCCCAGGTTGCGACGGTTTTCTGATATTAACGATTCAGCTTCAAACGTAATCCCTTCCACGTTTTCCAATGCATTGGTCACGCTACTCGTATCCCGTGCAAATGCTGAAAGAATAAAGTTAAGCTTGGTAATGGTAGAGTCTAGCTGGTCAACAATAGGCAGGGTTTTCGCCTGCACCAATTCAGCGATGCCCACCTCTTTCTCCGCGATAAGGGTGTCCCCCTCCTGTAGAGGCTGACTGATATCCCCGGTGTTCAGAATGATGGCTTTACCTCCCAGAAGGTCGCTGGTGGTCAGAACAGCAGTAGCAGTACTGCCCACAATCACTTTTTCATCAAGCTTAAGCGTAACCAGCAGCTTATTCCCTCTCTGCTGTAGCAGGTCTATTTTATCTACATAGCCTATCGGAAGCCCATTGATAAGTACTGGGTTAGAGGATGTAAGGCCATCAATATTTTCATAGACTACATAGTAGGTATCGTTGGTAGATAATACTTCAGTCCCTTTTAAAAATCGGATTCCAAAATAGAGTATTGCTCCTGCTATTACTGCTAAGGTGCCTACTTTGACTTCTTTAGAAATTTTCACTAAAAAAAATTATTGGTTAGTATTAATCTTAGGTCGCGATTTGCAACCAGCCCGTTGTAAATCAGCAGGCCACAATCATAAATAACGGGATATTTCTTAAAGGGATTCTATTTCTTCCTTATAATCTCTAAGCGCACGATAAATACCTGAGGCGATATAAACTTGTCCCAG
Proteins encoded:
- a CDS encoding MlaD family protein, with protein sequence MKISKEVKVGTLAVIAGAILYFGIRFLKGTEVLSTNDTYYVVYENIDGLTSSNPVLINGLPIGYVDKIDLLQQRGNKLLVTLKLDEKVIVGSTATAVLTTSDLLGGKAIILNTGDISQPLQEGDTLIAEKEVGIAELVQAKTLPIVDQLDSTITKLNFILSAFARDTSSVTNALENVEGITFEAESLISENRRNLGTIVSNLSILSETLTSEEQGIAPLMAKLNNLADSLNQIEIQSTVQKLDQTLGNLQSITQKIQQKEGTMGKLVNDDSLYVNLNQTVADLDSLLVDLKKNPKRYVRFSIFGGKD